acccggtctgggaggatcccgcgtgccgcggagcggctgggcccgtgagccatggccgctgagcctgcgcgtccggagcctgtgctccgcaatgggagaggccacaacagtgagaggcccgcgtgccgcaaaaaaaaaaaaaaaaaaaaaatgctaactaaCAAAAGAAACCCACAGGCTCTGGCTGACAGAGTATAGTGAATCATGCCAAGAACAGAAACAACAGTCACGCGGGCttggctgggttcaaatccaggtcccagctctgtgaccttggccatgTAATCTTGTCTCCCTGAGCctctatttccccatctgtaaaatggggataggaaGAGCCTCTACCccacagggtgggtgggaggattCAATGATGGACTCCATGTAAGGCGCTAAAGCCAGCACCCCTCTCAGGGAAGGGTGGGCCAATGCACATTGCCCGTGATAATGTGTGTGCACTGCAGGCCCCTCGGGACTCACGTGCCCTGCTCTTTGGTGGCCCAAAGTCTGGGATACCTCCCTGACTCTCTAAGCCAATGGGCCATAGGGCCCTGGAAAATTCCAATTTACACCCAATCAGAAGATAGTTCAGGAAAGGGGTTCAAGGCAGCTGAAGCCAAAATGATGAAATGGTTCAACAACACCTTTTATCTCTGCTGCTCGGTGTGGGCCCAGACCTGCAGCCTTGGCCTCGCCTGAGAGCTTACTGGAGATGAAATCCTGGGCCCAACCAGATCTGCTAAGTCAGGATTGGCACATCAGCAAGACTGCCAAGTGGTTCGTGCACACAGTCAAAGACGACGAGCACTGCTCTAGGAGACGCTCTCCTATCTCCTGCGCCACGTGACAGAGGGAGGCAGGACTGAGGCTACTTGACATCAGACTCACCACCACCATTGCCCCCATGCGCTGAGGCCCTGCTGTGACAGACACGCCAGCAACCGACACCCAGCAACTCGCTCAGTCCTCACCAGCTCCCTGGGACGTAAGAATGGCTCCAACAACACCAGGAGAGGCAGATACTGTTATCATCCTGTTCGCTACAGGACGATCCTTCGGCTCAGAGACAGGGAGGCACCCGCCTGGAGGTCACACAGcgcaggtggcagagctgagttaTGCGCCCAGCACTTCCACGGGACAGGCCCGCTGTGACCTCCCCGTGGCTGAAGGGAAATCGAGGCCAGAGCTGGACTCCAGGAAGGACGTGTTACTCCCCGCCCCCGCTGCCCAGGCGTGGAGCCAACCCGTCCCCTACTCGCCATCTGTCCCTCCATCTGGCTGCCCATGGGCCTGACTCACCTTTGTTCACCACCTCAAGGTGGATCTTCTTGACGACGCTGGTGTTGTGCTCGTAGTTGTCGAAGAAGAGCAGACGGTACACGTGGCACTCGTAGTCGCCCGAGTGGTTGTAGGTGACGTTGGTGATGAAGATGGACAGGTCCTGCAGGTCCTTggtaccccggctgccattccacACCACACGGCCCTCAAAGCGCTCATCCTCCTCCAGCTGCAGCACCTCGTTCTCATAGCGCAGGATCTGGGGGCAGTGGGGGCGGGGTCACCGCTGGGCCACGTCCCCCACCAAGACCTCTATTCTGTCCCGAGCCCTGACACACACGCACGCTGACACATGCGTTCCTCAGTTATCCGCCCAAGCCCCCACACGGCATTCCTGGCCTTCATTCTCTACCATTCTTCCCCGGCCCCCCCAGACACGCTCCCCAGGCGGGGAGAGAGGCAGCCTGACGCCGGCTGCTGTAGACCCCAATTCTCCAGCAGGCCCTCAAAGTTTATGGCGCCCCCTCATATGTAATTCAAACTACACGGAGCGAAAAGGAGGTCAAAAAAGTTCTGTTTCCTTCTATGACGACCATCTGAGACATTTTTGCTCGTACGAAATAATGGCAATGACACTGATTCGGTGCCAGGTGCAGGAACTCAATCAATTCTCATGCAAACCTCAGAGCTAGAGACCACCTGCCCCCCATTCTTTACAGAGGCAGAAacggaggttcagagaggctcaatgacttgcccaaggtcaccagccGGTCACGGTGGAGCTGGAATTTGGATCCAGGTCATCAGTAATAGCACATTATTgcaaacaaccaaccaaccccTACCGGAACCCTGCCCCCGCCAACTCCCACACAGACGCCCACCCTCCACCACCCTGCCAGGCTCCCACACACCTTGACAAACTCCTCTGTGCCCTTCTGGCGGAAGGTCCACTCCGTGAAGGTCTCGGCAGTGGTCTCGCTGCGGCGCTTGCAGGAGATGCACAGAATTTTGAAGGTCATCCCATACACGGCCTCGGTCTCTGAGTCCACCTCCACACAGCCTCCCCAGGCTGAGGACACTGCGGGGACAGCAGGCTCAGGTCGAGCCAGGGCACCCATCACCCTTGGCAATGCCAGGCTCGCTGGCTGTTAGCTCTCGGGCCCCTCGGAAACCATCTGTTTCCCCTCAATAATGATCAGGAATGGCCAGAAGCAGGTGCTGAGCCTGGCCCTGCCACCTGCTACGTGCCCTTGGCAAGTCCCTcatcctctctgagcttcagtttccctctGTGAATGGTGAGGGAATCGATCGTCTTTGCTTCTGGAGGTTGCTGGGCAGGTTCTTTAGGGTAGGTAAGGTCGCAAGGGGTCTGGCACACAGGACACCCCCAATTAACAGGGCTGTTACTGTGGTCAGTAGCTCAGAGTCTTTGCTACCCAAGTACCCCCTCTTCAGAAGGCCACTTGCCCAAAATACTGCAGCGTGTAGGCGGTGGGAACAGATTTCCAGCTGTGCTAGAAGTTCAAGGTGGCGGTGTCAGTTCTACCATTATTGCTCTGTAAGACCAGCCAGCCCCAGAGAAATGGGTTGGGAGAAGGCAAGGCCTGAGAAGGAGGTGGGCACGGGAACCAGGGTAAACCCACACTCCAGCCCTGCTCCCCAGTCCCATAGGTTCCTGtcgtccacccccaccccaagcttcTGCCTCAGCCCCCTCTGCTCCCAGGCTCCTCACTTCCTGAAGCCAATCCCACCTCCTATTAGCTTCTCAAAACTCTCAGAGCGCTTTCCTGCGCCAGGGCCTTTGCACCCTCACCGGATTCCAGTCCGTTTGAGTCCCTCCACATTCTCACCTGCCACCTCCTTCCTGCTCACTAGCTAATGCTCTGTCTCTCCAGCTCTGAGGCTTTTCCTTTGTCCCTGATTCTTTCTGCTGTTAATCTTGGGGTTTTCTGCCCTCCTGCTCTGCTGTCTCTTTCCATCTCCCTGAACGCCTCTGTCTTTgtctccccctctttctctctcttaggGGTCTCTCTAAAGGTCCCACCACTTTGTGTCCTTTTCCCAGGCTCAGACACGCTCTCCTGGCCTCTCGCTCTCTGACTCCacctctctctgtcctttttaAACTCCATCTCTTCCTGTGTCTACCTGTGTCTCCATCTCCTTCTGCCTCGCTCAAGTTTTTCCTCTCTCGACCTCTCAGATTCTTAACTCTCTCTCCTCAGTCTCTCTCAGGCACCCTCTGCACCCCTCTCTCTTGGCTCCCCCCTTACTTCCATCTCTCCAGTCTCCCAGCGGAGCGCTCAGGAGTTCTTCTGTGTCTCTCGGCCCTTCCTTCCGTCTCCATCTCTCCCAGTCTCTCCTCTCCGTCCCAATCTCCGGGCGCCGCCTCCACCCCCGTCCCAACCCCCACCTCCCGCGGCTGTGGGTGTCACAT
Above is a window of Phocoena sinus isolate mPhoSin1 chromosome 19, mPhoSin1.pri, whole genome shotgun sequence DNA encoding:
- the SCN1B gene encoding sodium channel subunit beta-1 isoform X2, with the translated sequence MSSAWGGCVEVDSETEAVYGMTFKILCISCKRRSETTAETFTEWTFRQKGTEEFVKILRYENEVLQLEEDERFEGRVVWNGSRGTKDLQDLSIFITNVTYNHSGDYECHVYRLLFFDNYEHNTSVVKKIHLEVVNKANRDMASIVSEIMMYLLIVVLTIWFVAEMVYCYKKIAAATEAAAQENASEYLAITSESKENCTGVQVAE
- the SCN1B gene encoding sodium channel subunit beta-1 isoform X1 produces the protein MGTLLAFVVGAALVSSAWGGCVEVDSETEAVYGMTFKILCISCKRRSETTAETFTEWTFRQKGTEEFVKILRYENEVLQLEEDERFEGRVVWNGSRGTKDLQDLSIFITNVTYNHSGDYECHVYRLLFFDNYEHNTSVVKKIHLEVVNKANRDMASIVSEIMMYLLIVVLTIWFVAEMVYCYKKIAAATEAAAQENASEYLAITSESKENCTGVQVAE